One genomic window of Quercus robur chromosome 6, dhQueRobu3.1, whole genome shotgun sequence includes the following:
- the LOC126690588 gene encoding receptor homology region, transmembrane domain- and RING domain-containing protein 1: protein MWEALIGFFFVFVPYAIPRTSATVSIDSFSTSFPDLPAKSAVAVNRSGTCGALYVADPLEACSSLQNKGTEQTRLALIIRGGCSFEDKIRNAQNAGFRAAIVYNDQNDGSLVYMMIHPNNITVHASFVSKFAGEILKGYAEEGEFRCCLYPNHYESSWTVLTISFISFVVICAIAVFVYFAPRHWSSSQGTHFRSQRVDAEMVEALPCFTFSSAHPRDCLTEDTCAICLEDYKDGEILKVLPCRHGFHSICMDSWLNKSGTFCPVCKHDLATKIAYSDVKKGIRV, encoded by the exons ATGTGGGAAGCGTTAATCGGATTCTTCTTCGTGTTCGTTCCATACGCAATCCCACGCACCTCTGCTACTGTTTCGATCGATTCGTTTTCCACGTCCTTCCCCGACCTTCCCGCCAAATCTG ctgttgCTGTCAATAGGTCTGGTACATGTGGAGCACTGTATGTAGCAGATCCTTTGGAGGCTTGCTCTTCGCTTCAAAACAAAGGAACTGAGCAAACGAGATTGGCTTTGATAATTAGGGGTGGATGTTCTTTTGAAGATAAAATCCGGAATGCACAGAATGCTGGCTTTCGCGCCGCAATTGTTTACAATGATCAAAACGATGGAAGCTTGGTTTACA TGATGATACACCCGAACAACATTACAGTGCATGCGAGTTTTGTTTCTAAGTTTGCTGGTGAAATCTTGAAGGGGTATGCTGAAGAGGGTGAATTCAGATGCTGTCTATATCCAAATCATTATGAATCATCCTGGACGGTGTTGACAATATCTTTTATCTCGTTTGTTGTCATATGTGCAATCGCGGTGTTTGTCTACTTTGCACCCAGACATTGGTCGTCTTCACAAGGAACACATTTTCGCTCTCAAAGAGTAGATGCTGAGATGGTGGAAGCTCTACCCTGCTTCACGTTCAGCTCTGCTCATCCGAGGGATTGCCTCACTGAAGACACTTGTGCCATTTGCCTTGAGGATTACAAAGATGGGGAAATTCTTAAAGTTCTCCCCTGCCGACATG GATTTCATTCAATCTGCATGGACTCATGGTTGAATAAGTCGGGTACATTCTGCCCAGTGTGCAAGCATGATTTGGCAACGAAAATTGCATATTCTGAT GTGAAGAAAGGAATCAGGGTATAG